From the Capsicum annuum cultivar UCD-10X-F1 unplaced genomic scaffold, UCD10Xv1.1 ctg43186, whole genome shotgun sequence genome, the window TGTGGACCATATCAAAATACAACTGATAGGGAGAAGACATCTCATTTTTCAGCACCCTACGATGAGAAGGAAGAAGAGAATTTCCAGAAAATTTTCTGCAAATATCAAGGGCGGATGGAAGATTGTCAAGAGAAGGCCAAGATTCTTTGACATAGTGACCCCAACCTCTACTAGGAACACTTAGAATTCTACGCAAATTAGTAGGATAAAGATTGATGAGTTTTCCATGAACAGAGGTTGAGATCATGTCCCCTATCGCAACTCCATGTGTATAAAATTCATACATTTCATCTTTTCCAAACCTTCGTTGATGATTACCTTGCAGAAGCAAGGATGACCACCCCTGAGCACCCAATTTGGAGACCAAAGTGTCCATATCAGGACCCCCAAAACCAGTGACAACCCTACCTctaactatttttagtttctgaaAAGACAGAACATGGTTTGGCTAAAAAGCTTTATCAGCAGGAGTatcaacaataatatcaacatcaaAATCATCAGGAGGTACAGAAGAAGCGTCAGGAAGATAGTCTGAATCTGAGTCAGATGAGACAAAAAGACCAAGTGTGGGGACCTATTTCTTCTGAAGTGAAACAGATTTTGGAGAATCTTTAGAGGGAGTAGAGGCTTTTCCAGTAGAGGCTTTGACAGTAGATTTTGAATGTGAGGAGTCTTTGGGAATGGGAGGGGGGACATTTTACGAGAGTGATATGGTTTTGATGTTTTAGCTATGGTATGCTTCTGCTTCAGCTTTCTCTTAGAGCGAATGAGAATGTCAGGAGAGAAATCACATGGGGGAGGAGAAGCATTAGGTACAACTCATTTCTTTTTACTTGACCTAAGTGCCTCTTCCAAACAAGCATCTTCCTGTTGTTTTCTTTTCTGAGTATGTGGAGTTCGAGATGGAGTGATGACAGGAGAAGAGTGTTCAGGAGTATCATCATCAACGTCAATGACGACAAATGAGGGTTTTCATTTAAGAGTTGATCTTGATCGTCTAAGAATAAGGTTAGAAATTGAAATGTCATCTCAATTAAGGATTTGAAGAGGAGCTACTAATAGTGGTAAGGTTTCTGGAAAGAGTGAGGGTTTGAATAAAGAATGAGAGAAGGGGTATGGTAAGgtcttgaaaaatgggaaatcAGATAGGTTGAGAAGGATTTAGGGTTGGATAAGTGAGGGTAAATTGATGTTTGGGTGGAGAATAAGTTTTGTAAAAGGATTAATGTCAAATTTTGTGGAAGGAGGAGAGGAAGAAGATACCATAGTATGGTAAATATTCAAAGGTTGAAGGAGAAGTGGAGATAGGAGAGAataggagagaaaataagaggcATATTTAAGAAGAGTGAGAAGGAAGTTGAATGATGAAGGGACTGTGAATTTGGAGAAACGTGATGATGTAGAGGTTCAGTACGGATGGGAAAGGTCTGGTAGCCTTTTGAAGGAGATGACTGTTTGGTTTTGGCGGTTTTAATCATTATAGAGAGAACCATGTAGATGACCTGTTTCTTTTAATACTGCTATGGAAAACAATAATCATACCTGTGTTTGATTAGTCCATGTCCACTCTTGCCCTGATGATCCATCTATCTAAAAATAACACATAGATATATCACATTGCTTTAAATCTTGGAATTAGGACGcaactaaatgtgtaagactgaattaaGCAACAATCACTCAAGCATAGcatattctagtcaatcattgaaggagatttatacaattttaatcatccccaatgctaacctatttttttcaaaatgttccctactcaaagccttagtgaatatatcagcaatttgttcctcagttaaacaaaacataattgatatatttcCTTTTTCAACATTGTCTCGAAAGAAGTGATGACAGATATCAATATGTTTGGTTCTTTTATGTTGGACAGGATTTTTGGCTATGTTTATAGCACTTGTGTTATCACAAAAAATGGGAACACAACCTACATCTAACCCAAAATCCagaagttgttgtttgatccataacAATTGAGCACAGCATGACCAGCGGCAACATATTTAGTCTCGACAGTTGACAAAGCTAttgaattttgcttctttgtggaccaggtaatcaaacatgatcctAAGAAGTGTGCCATACCTGTAGTGTTTTTCCTGTCCACCAAATATCCTGCACAATCAATATAAGAGTATCCTACCAaattaaagttactacctttgggaTACCATAAACCAAGATCACTAGTTTCTTTCAAATATCTGAAGATTTTTTTTACAGACTTCAGATTGGATTCTTTTGGATTTGCTTGAAACCTTGCACACAGTCCTACACTAAACACAATGTCAGGTCTGCTTACTGTGAGATATAATAAGGACCTTATCATACCTCTATACAGTTTTTGTTCTACATCAGAACCTGTTTCATTCAAATCAAGTTTTGTGGCAGTGGCAATGGGAGTActtatttctttagtttcctCCATGGAGAATTTCTCGGGAAGCTCTTTAACATACTTTTATTGGTGGATCATTGTTCCTGATACTGACTGTTTTATTTGAAGACCCAGGAAGCAATTCAACTCCcccatcatgctcatttcaaacTCACAACTCATGATTTTAGCAAAGTCATgagtcatattcatgttggttGAGCCAAAGATAATATCATCCGCATACAACTGCACAACTAACAAAttcttttcattagtttttaagaaaagggtattgtcaattttacctctgaTGTGTCCATGCTCCAGCAGAAACTTTGATAATCTCTCATACCAGGCCCTTGGtgcttgtttcaacccatacaagGCCTTATCCAGTTTGTACACATGATTTGAAAACTCTCTTCTTTCAAATCCTGGAGGTTGCTTCACATAAACCTCTTCTTTGAGAATGGGATTTAGGAATGtactcttcacatccatctggTACAAAAAACTCCATGTAAGAAGCAAAAGCAACCAGCAATCTTATGACTTCAAGTCTTGCTACAGGAgaaaaagtctcatcaaagtcaattccttcttcttggTTGTATCCTTGAACCACcagtcttttcttatttcttatgactgttccatgctcatcaactttatttttgtacacccatttaGTCCTAATGACTGATATATCTTTTGGAAGAGGAACTTAATGccatactttgcttctctcaaactgaATCAATTCATCTTGCATGACTATGATCCAATCAACATCAAGCAATGCTTCACTTACTTTCTTTGGCTCTATTTCTAACAAGAATGCCTTGAATGCACACATACTTCTCAATCCAGATCTTGTGGTGATTCCAGAAGTGAGATCAGTAAGTACATTCTCAATGGGGTACAAAccttgatacttgtatccttttAGGATCAAGCCTAGTGAGCTGCTTGAATCACTGCTAATGTTCTAATGTGAAGCAGTTGATGGCTCAGTTCCCCCTAACACTGTGCCTTCAGCTTCAGTTCCCCCTGTGAAAGTGCCCCCAAGTTTGTCTGTTTCAGTTGATGGAACATGTTGTGTAACCTGTTCCTCAGTGTCGCTTTCTTCCTACAGGTTAGTCTTAACATAAAactcatcaaaaatcatatgcatgctttcttcaacacagttgGTTCTGTTGTTTAAAACTCTGTAagccttactatgaagtgaataacctaaaatgattccctcatcacttttggcatcaaattttcccaaattatccttaccattattatgtatgaaacatttgcaaccaaaagttctaaagtgagaaatgttaggctttctaccttttagtaattcatagggagtcttttcTAACAAGGGTCTGATTATGCATCTGTTTGTGATATATGTTACTgtacttattgcctcagcccaTAAGTTTTTGGCAACATTTGCTGCGAGCATCATTATTCTAGCTATATCTTCTAAGGTTCTGTTTTTCCTttccaccactccattttgttgtggagttctaggagctgagaagttatgatctattccatttgatgaacaaaaatctaagaattttgcattctcaaattttgttccatggtcagaccttatggaaactaatgaagtgcccagtttcttttttattttcttaatgaagatttcaaagacatcaaaggcatcttctttagaggctagaaacaaagttcaggtgaacctggaataatcatcaacaattacaaaaatatacctttttccacctctgctttgTTGTCTCATTGGTCCACACAAGTCCATATGAACCAGGTCAAGACATTTGGTAatgctaacatggttctttgacttaaaagagGATTTTACCTGCTTCCCACTTACACatgcactacataacttttcttccttaaacttggtCTTGGATAGtcccaataccatgtctttggaggaaagtatgttcagttgtttcagacttgcatgtccaagtcttctATGCCAAAGGAGGGATCTGTTTCTATTGCACTTAGACAAGTCAACCAGGTCTTGGTATTGCCATTATGTCTGCTTTGTATACATTCCTATATCTCCTTGCAGTAAGCACAATTTCTTTGGTGTCCATCCTTTTGACTTTAACACCTGAAGCagtgaaaattactttattacctttgtcacacaaTTGTGAAATGTTTAGCAGGTTATGCTTCAGTCCTTCCACAAGATAAACATCCTCCAAAGCTTTTGACTCAGATGAACCAATTTTTCCAACtaccctttttctattttcaaaagAGACTCCCCCACCATTTATTTTGGAGAGCGAAAGGAACTTTTGCTTGTCACCCGTCAtatgtcttgagcaagcactatcTAGGTACCAGTACCTTTTGTTTCCCTTCACCTTCTCCTGCacaagaaatcaatggttagacttaggaaccctGACAAGCTTGGGTCATGTTTTGTtagtaaaaggatgaattaaattcCTTCTAGTCCAAGCAGGAAGCAAGTAGACTGACTTGTTTCTCAGACTAATTTTAGTGCTTGTTTTCTTGGTCTGAGAAAGTTTCGTTACCAGGTTCagactttgatattttcttttagcAGCCATAGGACATTCAGTAGTAGGATGTCCAAGATTGCCACAAATATAGCATAAGTCTTGAAGATTATTAGCTTCTTTATAAAAACTCAAGCCTGCTTTTTCATTGTAATTTCCTTTACCAAGCtgatgaataattcttgaagaatttgtccatctgtttgacTTTTCTAGATCCAATTTTAATCTTGCTATCTCTTGACCCATCTTATCCATCTTTTCAGTCAAGTCATAGCATTCTTGTTTGTACTTAGTTAACTCAAGTTCaacattttcttattctttacttATGGCCTTTTCCCATAGTCAGTGAGAGTCTGTTTAAGGatttcagacttaagatcattatttgaggACTCAAGCAGTGTAATTTGTTCCTTGAGAGTGCAATTTTCTTTGTCAACATTTTTCTTGCAAACTTTTAAGTCAATGAAATCAAATTTaagacttgcaagactgttgaacaattcatcgctatcagaagttaattcttgaaaattttcaattaaatcacccatcaaggaaacaagtttagttttagaaaaaagatgcagtttttcttttagttcaggtaaacttacctcagaagcattaTCTTCTTCCTCAATGTCTGAGtctccaaaagccataaatgtTGTCTCATcaattccatcatcatcattatcagagTTAGATCCCCATGCAGCTATCATGGCATGTTCTTCCTTTTCCTTCCTCCTGgccttttgttttttttcaactctttccttCCTCCATTCTATTTCCAAGAGAGGATAttctctgatctgatgatcagtcttTCCATACTTGTAACATCCATTTGGGTTGTCATTGGAATGCTTTTTgctacctgttcccttcttcttaaaaaactTGCTGAAGTTTTTTGTTATGAAGGCAATTTGTTCCTTATCCAGTTCAA encodes:
- the LOC124892007 gene encoding uncharacterized protein LOC124892007, which codes for MNSAPLTGQSEGQSTTRTPLFDGTHFIWWKARMEMFIQGEDYELWDRITEGPTIPMKTENGVQVKKIRSEFTADDLLALKKNAKAKNILVCSLGPVEYNRISTCTTAKQIWDALVNAHEVFKMKENESLHDMMTRLTTLTNELTSLEKDITEEEQVEKVLRVLPKSKWNVKVTAIREANKDLTGMTLDELVGNLRTYEMEVDGIKEQKASEKILALRASDSDEEIELDKEQIAFITKNFSKFFKKKGTGSKKHSNDNPNGCYKYGKTDHQIREYPLLEIEWRKERVEKKQKARRKEKEEHAMIAAWGSNSDNDDDGIDETTFMAFGDSDIEEEDNASEEKVKGNKRYWYLDSACSRHMTGDKQKFLSLSKINGGGVSFENRKRVVGKIGSSESKALEDVYLVEGLKHNLLNISQLCDKGNKVIFTASGVKVKRMDTKEIVLTARRYRNVYKADIMAIPRPG